Proteins encoded in a region of the uncultured Paludibaculum sp. genome:
- a CDS encoding FAD-dependent oxidoreductase: MKWILCSVLATIAMAAPTRRPSILLEAESFEYTGGWVVDQQFMDQMGSAYLLAHGMGVPVADARTTFEVPETASYHLWVRTRDWVAPAPGAPGRFQLLVDGKPVAATFGTEGAQWHWQDGGSVRLPKGRVTLVLHDLTGFEGRCDAILFSADPAVRPPDSGVALSTFRRDTVGVRAPPERAGAFDLVVVGGGMAGTTTAVAAARLGLKVALIQDRPILGGNTSSDIRVGLGGQINLPPYPSIGVVVAELEPGKSGNAQPAANYDDERKLGVVKAEKNIQLFLNTRASRVEKKGSRIVAVTARNVVTGKEYRYEAPLFADCTGDGNLGEMAGADSRYGRESQAETGESMAPSVADKLVMGTSVMWYSEDAGKPAPFPETPWALAFTDETIQNATRGDWDWETGQNRDQIAEFEAIRDHAFRAIYGNWSYQKNHAATRAKYQNLRLSWVAYVGGKRESRRLLGDVILQEQDIVGNREFPDAAVTATWSIDLHVPTAKNTTQFPGAEFRSVASFGKKSPYAIPYRCFYSRNIENLFMAGRNISVTHVALGTVRVMRTTGMMGEVVGMAAAIARKHDTTPRGVYENHLPELKSAMTLGVGKAALAPSPSKVVPAGRTLAWSEEFDGAEIDAAKWTRQASTTEAGTQLRRNVTTRAGGADILVSRVTASGGFEFVSGGLLSKQAFGYGYYEARFRVLAGRGWTTTFALAPNGGGPEVRVAQNDSGDIKLYRAGGKAVSLLPVTDYHVYGCDISERGVKYFLDGQLVEETAAPAGGQWQILLGVAATNAAGPDPVDTGRLPGHIDIDYVRYYR, translated from the coding sequence ATGAAGTGGATTCTGTGTTCTGTACTGGCCACGATTGCCATGGCAGCGCCCACGCGGCGGCCCTCGATTCTGCTGGAGGCCGAGAGCTTCGAGTACACCGGCGGCTGGGTGGTCGATCAGCAATTCATGGATCAGATGGGCTCTGCGTACCTGCTCGCCCACGGCATGGGGGTGCCGGTCGCCGACGCCAGGACCACCTTCGAGGTTCCTGAAACCGCCTCGTACCACCTATGGGTCCGGACCCGCGATTGGGTCGCCCCGGCCCCTGGTGCTCCGGGCCGCTTCCAGTTGCTGGTCGACGGGAAGCCTGTGGCTGCGACCTTCGGCACCGAAGGAGCCCAGTGGCACTGGCAGGACGGCGGCTCCGTACGCCTCCCCAAAGGGCGCGTGACTCTGGTCTTGCACGACCTTACGGGCTTTGAAGGCCGCTGTGACGCGATCCTGTTCAGCGCCGATCCTGCAGTGCGGCCTCCCGACAGCGGTGTGGCATTGAGCACGTTCCGCAGGGACACCGTTGGCGTGCGTGCCCCGCCGGAGCGCGCCGGAGCCTTCGATCTGGTGGTGGTGGGCGGCGGCATGGCCGGGACCACCACGGCGGTCGCGGCGGCCAGGCTGGGGCTGAAGGTGGCGCTCATCCAGGACCGGCCCATCCTCGGCGGAAACACGAGCTCGGACATCCGCGTTGGGTTGGGCGGGCAGATCAACCTGCCGCCATACCCCTCGATTGGGGTCGTGGTGGCGGAACTGGAGCCGGGAAAGTCCGGGAATGCCCAGCCGGCGGCCAACTACGACGACGAACGCAAATTGGGCGTGGTGAAGGCGGAGAAGAACATCCAATTGTTCCTGAACACGCGGGCTTCGCGGGTGGAGAAGAAGGGCAGCCGGATTGTGGCCGTGACGGCTCGCAACGTGGTGACGGGCAAGGAGTACCGCTACGAGGCGCCGTTGTTTGCCGATTGCACGGGCGACGGCAACCTGGGCGAGATGGCGGGGGCGGATTCGCGCTACGGGCGGGAGAGTCAGGCTGAAACGGGCGAGTCGATGGCGCCGTCAGTGGCGGACAAGCTCGTCATGGGCACGAGCGTGATGTGGTACTCGGAGGATGCCGGGAAACCCGCGCCGTTCCCGGAAACGCCGTGGGCGCTCGCGTTCACCGACGAGACCATCCAGAACGCGACGCGCGGCGATTGGGATTGGGAAACGGGCCAGAACCGGGACCAGATCGCGGAGTTCGAAGCGATCCGCGACCACGCCTTCCGCGCCATCTACGGCAACTGGAGCTATCAGAAGAACCACGCGGCGACGAGGGCGAAATACCAGAACTTGCGTCTGTCGTGGGTCGCCTATGTGGGCGGGAAGCGCGAGTCGCGCCGGCTGCTGGGCGACGTGATCCTGCAGGAGCAGGATATCGTGGGGAATCGCGAGTTCCCGGACGCGGCGGTGACGGCGACATGGTCGATCGACCTGCACGTGCCGACGGCGAAGAATACGACGCAGTTCCCAGGGGCGGAGTTCCGCAGCGTGGCGAGTTTCGGGAAGAAGAGCCCGTACGCGATCCCGTACCGCTGCTTCTATTCAAGAAACATAGAGAACCTGTTCATGGCGGGCCGGAATATCAGCGTGACCCATGTGGCGCTGGGCACGGTCCGGGTGATGCGGACCACGGGCATGATGGGCGAAGTGGTGGGGATGGCGGCAGCCATCGCGCGGAAGCACGACACCACGCCGCGAGGTGTGTATGAGAACCACCTGCCAGAGTTGAAGTCGGCCATGACCCTCGGAGTCGGGAAGGCGGCGCTGGCCCCGTCCCCCTCAAAGGTGGTTCCGGCGGGGCGAACGCTGGCTTGGAGCGAGGAATTCGACGGCGCGGAGATCGACGCGGCGAAGTGGACGCGGCAGGCCAGCACGACCGAGGCCGGGACACAACTGCGACGCAACGTGACGACGAGAGCGGGCGGCGCGGATATCCTGGTGAGCCGCGTGACGGCCTCGGGTGGGTTTGAGTTTGTGAGCGGCGGGCTGCTCTCGAAGCAGGCGTTCGGCTACGGATACTATGAGGCGCGCTTCCGGGTGCTGGCGGGACGCGGGTGGACCACCACCTTTGCGCTGGCGCCCAACGGGGGCGGGCCGGAGGTGCGGGTGGCGCAAAACGACTCCGGCGATATCAAGCTGTACCGGGCAGGCGGAAAGGCGGTATCCCTGCTGCCTGTGACCGACTACCACGTGTACGGGTGTGACATCTCGGAGCGCGGAGTGAAGTACTTCCTGGACGGGCAACTGGTGGAAGAGACCGCGGCGCCCGCCGGCGGGCAGTGGCAGATTCTGCTGGGAGTGGCGGCGACCAACGCGGCGGGGCCGGATCCTGTGGACACCGGACGGCTGCCGGGGCACATCGACATCGATTATGTGCGGTATTACCGCTAA
- a CDS encoding PIG-L deacetylase family protein, translating to MPLAPGAVARPLKVVCVGGHPDDPESGCGGTLARYAAEGHRVSIVYLTRGERGVQGKSLEEAAAIRTAEAEAACRILGAKPIFAGQIDGDTEVNSARIEAFKKLLAAEAPDVMLAHWPIDFHADHQAASLLAMRSYFALRDRPVLYFFEVNSGFQSMGFKPTHYVDILAVREKKKSALFAHRSQNGEHIYRVHHEVMENYRGRESGLTAAEGFVLLPRDGKIDRLPGV from the coding sequence ATGCCGCTTGCGCCGGGCGCAGTAGCGCGTCCCTTGAAGGTGGTTTGCGTGGGCGGCCATCCGGACGATCCCGAGTCGGGTTGCGGCGGGACTCTCGCCCGCTATGCCGCGGAGGGACATAGGGTGAGCATCGTCTATCTGACTCGCGGCGAGCGTGGAGTCCAGGGCAAATCGCTCGAAGAGGCCGCGGCCATTCGCACCGCGGAAGCAGAAGCCGCGTGCCGCATCCTGGGGGCCAAACCTATCTTTGCGGGTCAGATCGATGGCGACACCGAAGTGAACTCGGCCCGCATCGAAGCCTTCAAGAAACTGCTGGCCGCCGAGGCTCCGGACGTCATGCTGGCTCACTGGCCCATCGACTTCCATGCGGACCATCAGGCGGCCTCCCTGCTCGCGATGCGGTCGTACTTCGCTCTGCGAGACAGGCCCGTCTTGTATTTCTTCGAAGTAAACAGCGGGTTCCAATCGATGGGCTTCAAGCCCACTCACTACGTAGACATCCTGGCGGTGCGCGAGAAGAAGAAGTCTGCCCTGTTTGCGCACCGCAGCCAGAATGGCGAACACATTTATCGCGTTCACCACGAGGTCATGGAGAATTATCGCGGTCGGGAGTCCGGCCTGACCGCCGCGGAAGGGTTTGTGCTGCTCCCCCGTGACGGAAAAATCGACCGTTTGCCCGGAGTTTGA
- a CDS encoding phosphatase PAP2 family protein produces the protein MLVLSPAAIIFGIPGGLLRELRGNPTVAFTYLGCAFLFAAARPGRWAAAAAVVLGGLLYAVLDWAGVPKAGYFGSELINSASYLGVGCLLVLGARVFLVSERERWPASRLFAIAWISGWFWVALGFLLPLTQRMCPLTIDPLFHAVDGQFGFHLSFLLGRILAGRPAAWNLTATIYYALPAMAGLALAVDFRNPNSAYRSFPMFVTMGLIGFSLYWFCPAAGPKFAFAADWPARLQPAGSLSPLSLPGVARNCMPSLHFASALGCYWVLRHSRRIYRALAGVFLLGTFFATLALGEHYLIDLIVAVPFTLTFLAGWVHALPWSVAERRAAVIGGCLLTGTWLGLLRWSGSLLLGSRTAVWALTGITLGVSLFLHNRLVQAVDRSRAGGWKSGRPEEVGMS, from the coding sequence ATGCTGGTACTGTCGCCGGCGGCCATCATATTCGGTATTCCTGGTGGATTGCTCCGGGAGCTGAGAGGGAATCCCACCGTAGCGTTTACCTATCTGGGGTGCGCCTTTCTGTTTGCGGCGGCTCGCCCGGGGCGCTGGGCCGCAGCTGCGGCGGTGGTCCTCGGAGGTCTGCTGTATGCGGTGCTGGATTGGGCGGGCGTGCCCAAAGCGGGGTACTTCGGTTCCGAGCTCATCAACTCGGCGAGCTACCTTGGCGTAGGCTGCCTTCTGGTGCTAGGGGCGCGGGTCTTTCTTGTGTCCGAGAGGGAGCGCTGGCCGGCCAGCCGGCTCTTTGCGATCGCCTGGATCAGTGGGTGGTTCTGGGTCGCGCTGGGCTTCCTTCTCCCCCTTACCCAACGAATGTGCCCGCTCACTATCGATCCACTGTTTCACGCGGTGGACGGGCAGTTTGGATTCCACCTGAGCTTTCTGCTGGGGAGGATTCTTGCCGGGCGACCGGCGGCCTGGAATCTGACGGCAACCATCTATTACGCCCTGCCTGCGATGGCCGGACTCGCGCTGGCCGTCGATTTTCGCAATCCCAATTCCGCATACCGTTCCTTTCCGATGTTTGTGACCATGGGCCTGATCGGCTTTAGCCTCTACTGGTTCTGTCCCGCGGCCGGTCCCAAGTTTGCGTTTGCGGCGGACTGGCCCGCTCGATTGCAACCGGCGGGCAGCCTGAGTCCGTTGAGTTTGCCGGGTGTGGCTCGCAACTGCATGCCCTCCCTGCACTTTGCCTCCGCGTTGGGGTGCTATTGGGTTCTGCGCCATTCGCGCCGGATCTATCGCGCCTTGGCCGGCGTGTTTCTGCTCGGGACCTTCTTCGCCACCCTGGCGTTGGGGGAGCACTACCTGATCGATCTGATTGTGGCCGTTCCGTTCACGCTGACGTTCCTTGCGGGTTGGGTTCACGCCCTGCCCTGGAGTGTGGCGGAGCGGCGCGCCGCGGTCATTGGCGGATGTCTCCTGACGGGCACGTGGCTGGGGCTGCTGCGGTGGAGCGGTTCGCTTCTGCTGGGTTCGCGGACCGCTGTCTGGGCGTTGACCGGCATCACGCTGGGAGTCTCGCTTTTTCTGCACAACCGCCTGGTCCAGGCGGTCGACAGGAGCCGGGCCGGTGGATGGAAGTCGGGACGTCCTGAGGAAGTCGGGATGTCCTGA